One genomic window of Camelina sativa cultivar DH55 chromosome 5, Cs, whole genome shotgun sequence includes the following:
- the LOC104787098 gene encoding probable aldo-keto reductase 6 gives MAEEACRVRRIKLGSQGLEVSAQGLGCMGLSAFYGAPTPETNAVALLRHAINAGVTFLDTSDIYGPETNELLLGKALKDGLREKVELATKFGITTSEDGKFGFRGDPEYVRFACEASLKRLGVTSIDLYYQHRIDTTLPIEVTMGALKKLDEEGKIKYIGLSEASASTIRRAHAVHPLTAVQIEWSLWSRDVENDIIPTCRELGIGIVAYSPLGRGFFASGPKLVENLDQDDYRKGLPRFQQENLDNNKVLYEKVQAMATKKSCTPAQLALAWVHHQGDDVCPIPGTSKIQNLNQNIGALSVKLTPEEMVELEAIAQPDSVKGERYDNNMITYKDSETPPLSSWKAT, from the exons ATGGCAGAGGAAGCTTGCAGAGTGAGGAGAATAAAGCTTGGGAGCCAAGGCCTTGAGGTTTCGGCTCAGGGACTTGGCTGCATGGGTCTCTCCGCCTTCTACGGTGCTCCAACACCTGAGACTAACGCCGTCGCTCTCCTCCGTCACGCCATCAACGCCGGCGTTACTTTCCTCGATACCTCTGACATCTACGGTCCCGAGACAAACGAGCTGCTCCTGGGAAAG GCTTTGAAAGATGGGCTGAGGGAGAAAGTGGAGTTGGCAACAAAATTTGGTATCACTACTTCTGAAGATGGAAAATTTGGTTTTAGGGGTGATCCAGAGTATGTGAGGTTTGCTTGTGAAGCAAGCTTAAAACGTCTTGGTGTTACCTCTATTGATCTTTATTACCAGCATCGAATTGATACCACTCTTCCCATCGAAGTCACG ATGGGAGCACTGAAGAAGCTAGATGAAGAAGGTAAAATAAAGTATATTGGTTTGTCCGAAGCTTCAGCTTCAACTATCAGAAGAGCACATGCTGTTCATCCGCTAACCGCTGTGCAGATAGAATGGTCTTTATGGTCAAGAGACGTGGAAAATGATATCATTCCTACCTGCAG GGAACTAGGGATTGGGATTGTAGCTTATAGCCCTCTAGGAAGAGGCTTCTTTGCATCCGGACCCAAGCTTGTCGAGAATCTGGACCAAGATGACTATCGAAAG GGTCTACCGAGATTCCAACAGGAGAATCTTGACAACAACAAGGTTCTCTACGAGAAAGTCCAAGCGATGGCGACAAAGAAAAGCTGCACTCCTGCGCAGCTAGCTCTCGCGTGGGTTCACCACCAAGGAGATGACGTCTGTCCCATTCCAGGAACCTCCAAGATCCAAAACTTGAACCAAAACATTGGAGCTTTATCCGTGAAGCTCACTCCTGAAGAGATGGTTGAGCTTGAAGCCATTGCTCAGCCGGATTCCGTGAAAGGAGAACGGTATGACAACAACATGATCACTTACAAGGACTCAGAGACTCCACCACTGtcttcttggaaagcaacatAA
- the LOC104787096 gene encoding pentatricopeptide repeat-containing protein At1g60770-like, whose translation MAMRHLSRSRDVTKRSTKKYIEEPLYHLLFKDGGTEVKVRQQLNQFLKGTKHVFKWEVGDTIKKLRNRGLYYPALKLSEVMEERGMNKTVSDQAIHLDLVAKSRGITAGENYFVDLPETSKTELTYGSLLNCYCKELMTEKAEGLLNKMKELNITPSSMSYNSLMTLYTKTGQPEKVPAMIQELKAENVMPDSFTYNVWMRALAATNDISGVERVIEEMNRDGRVAPDWTTYSNMASIYVDAGLSQKAEKALQELEMKNTQRDFTAYQFLITLYGRLGKLTEVYRVWRSLRLAIPKTSNVAYLNMIQVLVNLKDLPGAATLFKEWQANCSTYDIRIVNVLIGAYAKEDGLIEKARELKEKAPRRGGKANAKTWEIFMDYYVKRGDMAQALECMSKAVSIGRGDGGKWVPSQETIRTLMSQFEQKKDVNGAENLVEILKKVTDTIGAEIFEPLIRTYAAAGKSHPAMRRRLKMENVEVNEATKKLLDEVSQEE comes from the exons ATGGCGATGCGACATTTGAGCAGATCGAGAGACGTCACGAAGAGATCGACGAAGAAGTACATCGAAGAACCGCTTTACCATCTTCTCTTCAAAGATGGCGGCACAGAGGTCAAAGTTAGACAGCAGCTGAATCAGTTCCTCAAAGGCACTAAGCACGTTTTCAAATGGGAGGTTGGAGACACGATCAAGAAGCTTCGAAATCGTGGACTCTATTACCCAGCTCTCAAG ctCTCTGAAGTTATGGAAGAGAGAGGTATGAACAAGACAGTGAGTGATCAAGCAATCCATCTTGATCTTGTTGCTAAATCTCGGGGAATTACGGCTGGGGAGAATTATTTTGTTGATCTTCCGGAAACATCTAAGACGGAACTCACCTATGGGTCTCTTTTGAACTGTTACTGCAAGGAGTTGATGACGGAGAAAGCTGAAGGTTTATTGAACAAGATGAAAGAGCTCAACATTACTCCTAGTTCCATGTCTTATAACAGTCTTATGACTCTTTACACTAAGACGGGTCAGCCTGAGAAGGTTCCAGCAATGATCCAGGAATTGAAGGCCGAGAATGTAATGCCGGATTCATTCACGTACAATGTCTGGATGAGGGCTTTGGCTGCTACTAATGACATTTCTGGTGTTGAGAGAGTCATTGAAGAGATGAATAGAGATGGTAGAGTTGCTCCAGATTGGACTACTTACAGCAATATGGCATCTATATATGTTGATGCTGGACTGTCTCAGAAAGCTGAGAAAGCCCTTCAGGAACTGGAGATGAAGAACACGCAACGGGATTTTACGGCATATCAGTTTCTTATTACTTTGTATGGACGACTGGGGAAGTTGACTGAAGTTTACAGGGTTTGGCGTTCACTGAGGCTGGCTATTCCAAAAACGTCCAATGTAGCTTATCTAAACATGATACAAGTGCTGGTGAACTTGAAAGATTTACCGGGTGCAGCGACACTGTTCAAGGAATGGCAGGCTAACTGTTCTACTTATGACATCAGGATTGTAAATGTGTTGATTGGAGCTTATGCGAAAGAAGATGGTCTCATCGAAAAGGCAAGAGAGCTCAAGGAGAAAGCTCCTAGAAGAGGAGGCAAAGCCAATGCTAAAACCTGGGAAATCTTCATGGATTACTATGTAAAGAGAGGTGATATGGCTCAAGCACTCGAATGTATGTCTAAGGCAGTTTCTAtcggcagaggagatggtggcAAATGGGTACCGTCACAGGAAACAATCAGAACTCTGATGAGCCAATTCGAGCAAAAGAAAGATGTTAATGGAGCTGAGAATTTGGTGGAGATTTTGAAGAAGGTAACAGATACCATAGGTGCAGAAATCTTTGAACCACTGATAAGAACATATGCAGCCGCAGGAAAGAGTCATCCTGCTATGCGCCGACGTCTGAAGATGGAAAACGTGGAAGTTAATGAAGCGACAAAGAAACTGCTGGATGAAGTATCTCAGGAGGAGTGA
- the LOC104789326 gene encoding F-box/kelch-repeat protein At4g23580-like gives MNHGEEPTIQRDMILPDDMLLKCLACVSRIHYPTLSLVSKRFRSLIASTELYQTRTLLGRTESSLYRPNSPRKVLVPISSPKFSSIYLPGVAVVGPSIYAIGGGINHNASSRVMVMDSRSHTWREAQSMLVARMCPSACTLDGKIYVSGGFYNLDSTNWMEVFDTKTQTWEFLQIPSEEICGGSQYQSARYEGTIYVRSEAKDVTYKLHKSRWRSADLSMNMRWGWSLSYCVIENVFYCFGGGDGCRICWYNPKERLWKTLKGLEGLPSLPISIDKVKLADHCGKMAILWVDYVSDDNKKLIWCAEIAIEKRQNGEIWGTLEWFDNVFTLNEPHPLVHALTSTVC, from the exons ATGAATCATGGAGAAGAGCCAACCATTCAAAGAGATATGATTCTTCCTGATGATATGCTCTTAAAGTGCTTAGCTTGCGTCTCAAGAATCCACTACCCAACTCTCTCCTTAGTCTCTAAGAGATTTCGTTCTCTCATTGCTTCAACGGAGCTTTACCAAACTCGAACCCTCTTGGGCCGGACCGAGAGTTCTCTCTAT AGACCAAATAGCCCCAGAAAAGTTTTGGTCCCGATTTCATCACCCAAATTTTCCTCTATATACCTTCCTGGTGTTGCAGTGGTTGGTCCTAGTATCTACGCCATTGGCGGAGGAATAAACCATAATGCTTCGTCTAGAGTTATGGTCATGGACTCTCGTTCTCACACATGGCGTGAGGCTCAAAGCATGCTGGTGGCCCGCATGTGCCCATCTGCTTGCACCCTTGATGGGAAAATATATGTTAGTGGAGGCTTCTACAATCTCGATTCAACGAACTGGATGGAGGTTTTTGATACGAAAACCCAAACTTGGGAGTTCTTACAGATCCCTAGCGAAGAGATATGCGGAGGCTCTCAGTACCAAAGTGCAAGGTATGAAGGAACCATCTATGTGAGGTCTGAGGCAAAAGATGTGACTTACAAGCTGCATAAAAGTAGATGGAGGTCGGCAGACTTATCCATGAATATGAGATGGGGATGGTCACTATCTTATTGTGTGATAGAGAATGTGTTCTACTgttttggtggtggtgatggttgTAGGATCTGTTGGTATAATCCGAAAGAAAgattatggaaaactttgaaGGGTTTAGAAGGATTGCCTAGCTTGCCTATTTCTATTGACAAGGTTAAATTGGCGGATCATTGTGGAAAAATGGCGATTTTGTGGGTGGATTATGTGTCTGACGATAACAAGAAACTGATTTGGTGTGCGGAAATTGCGATTGAAAAACGCCAGAATGGAGAAATTTGGGGGACGCTCGAGTGGTTTGACAATGTGTTCACATTAAATGAGCCACACCCTTTAGTGCATGCTCTTACTAGTACAGTTTGTTGA
- the LOC104787097 gene encoding uncharacterized protein LOC104787097: MAIRNTIQMYLTTVVAIAILLAANQATEARFTSLCTKTAYPTLCRPLVKGPNPRRATHSTIRALEAKTKLAIAASARYKNGNPTVAICYATLVDASFNLVNARKSIRKRNVMTLKMFLTAAVSDYGVCVDVFINSRQVNRVQNAVDELRKIGTNCLLLATLIR; the protein is encoded by the coding sequence ATGGCGATCCGCAACACAATTCAGATGTACCTCACCACTGTCGTCGCAATCGCGATCCTCCTCGCGGCAAACCAAGCGACAGAAGCTCGTTTCACAAGCTTATGCACTAAAACCGCATACCCAACCTTGTGTCGACCGCTGGTGAAAGGGCCAAACCCGAGACGAGCCACACACAGCACGATCCGAGCCTTGGAGGCTAAGACTAAACTGGCGATTGCAGCTTCTGCAAGGTACAAAAACGGAAATCCAACTGTTGCGATTTGCTATGCGACTCTTGTGGATGCATCCTTCAATCTTGTGAACGCAAGGAAGAGCATTAGGAAAAGAAATGTTATGACCctaaaaatgtttttgactGCGGCTGTGTCAGATTACGGAGTTTGTGTAGACGTGTTCATAAATTCGCGTCAAGTCAACAGAGTTCAGAACGCTGTAGATGAGCTCAGGAAGATAGGAACTAACTGCTTGTTGCTTGCTACATTGATAAGGTGA